Proteins from a genomic interval of Capra hircus breed San Clemente unplaced genomic scaffold, ASM170441v1, whole genome shotgun sequence:
- the LOC108634797 gene encoding uncharacterized protein LOC108634797, producing the protein VRSGVSPPRIPADCHWLSTASSWDHVSPGLFCGGPADRTGRGKDGASRTEHGSPVVETGVCPTGRGFGSRCDVRKPWPLKRAHAGAAAVQREISSGSSCPSSEQRVPSGPLLLPCTRTLPNGPRNSLPQRSVLATTHLHGDGDGSVRPRQSPSSRVPGPCALAFTPGTVRSVGLCRTCPEPCGIVPDQGFGGKHPVPLPPRQVDPSPLDHQAGKSLHSLLKASTLKQSTSSSKHHWTITTERKETMTLQEAARVPVCEKRRSTLHDAIPFPGLIVQKLSHPKRGTAGYPSRVWDGGFPGGSVGNRPVPTQETRVSSPARDDPTCYRATKPIGLADGIRALDPGHCER; encoded by the exons GTACGCTCGGGCGTCTCTCCTCCCCGCATCCCAGCGGACTGCCACTGGCTCTCGACCGCGTCGTCCTGGGACCATGTGTCCCCTGGCCTTTTCTGCGG AGGCCCTGCAGATCGAACAGGCAGGGGCAAGGATGGGGCTTCCCGCACCGAGCACGGTTCCCCCGTCGTGGAAACAGGCGTCTGTCCCACCGGGCGGGGCTTCGGCTCTCGGTGCGATGTCCGCAAGCCGTGGCCGCTGAAACGTGCGCACGCTGGAGCCGCCGCCGTGCAGAGGGAGATCTCATCCGGCTCCTcgtgtccttccagtgagcag AGAGTCCCCTcaggtcccctgctcctcccatgcACGCGCACGCTCCCCAACGGTCCTAGGAACAGCCTGCCCCAGAGGAGCGTGCTGGCCACAACCCACCTCCACGGAGACGGAGACGGCAGTGTCCGTCCGCGTCAGTCACCCTCGTCCAGAGTCCCCGGGCCGTGTGCCCTCGCCTTCACGCCTGGCACCGTCCGTTCTGTAGGTTTGTGTCGAACCTGCCCGGAGCCCTGTGGCATCGTCCCGGATCAGGGGTTCGGTGGAAAACACCCTGTCCCCCTGCCTCCtcggcaggtggatccttcaccactggaccaccaggcagggaagtcccttcacagcCTTCTAAAAGCATCTACCCTGAAACAGTCCACGTCGTCCTCCAAACATCACTGGACCATCACGACGGAAAGGAAGGAAACGAT GACACTTCAAGAAGCAGCAAGAGTGCCGGTCTGTGAGAAACGAAGGTCAACCCTTCACGATGCAATCCCTTTTCCGGGCCTGATCGTTCAGAAACTCTCCCATCCCAAGCGGGGGACGGCAGGATATCCATCTCGAGTTTGGGACgggggcttccccggcggctccgTAGGAAACCGTCCCGTGCCcacgcaggaaacacgggtttcaTCCCCGGCCCGGgacgatcccacgtgctacagagcCACGAAGCCCATAGGCCTCGCCGACGGAAtccgtgctctagatcctggccaCTGCGAGCGCTGA